In Prosthecobacter sp. SYSU 5D2, one genomic interval encodes:
- a CDS encoding ankyrin repeat domain-containing protein — protein sequence MKRVFIGVFILMAGALIGQDGKASSPDKERLDQLYDAVQVGDVEVATQLLRSGVDPNGGTDTYPDIPFHKAISQGNKEMVTAFIEAGARLNGPFESNQTPLSSVGGLLPFVGDAENLLEFLISKGADPRQDPHALAAAAKRDLDQVRFLLDRGAPLTAEALGAAVQAYKMDVFEFLLQKGADSKAVLQDGDTLFYCACASSYHSFSHDTESPKVVTAMLDRLLALGVNPESANKKGRTPVHGAVESVNKEALKWLIQHGANLDATDHQGQTALMLAAHHFLELPEVVSILASGGASLDLLDRQNRSALDHAYETSRWLVVEKLVSLGASYGDAEAFIRRLVKTTETETIQTSSLRRMVTKVLPAIQDAKSFEVDGRSLMVWAVLVNDLELLKAFLAAGCPVDASDSDGRTPLLWAGMVGAKDIYAHLLLLGADPASTDIEGRTTEQWLAISSKRFSKPLIE from the coding sequence ATGAAACGTGTGTTCATCGGAGTCTTCATCCTTATGGCTGGTGCGCTAATTGGGCAGGATGGCAAGGCCTCGTCGCCTGATAAGGAACGGCTGGATCAATTGTATGATGCCGTCCAGGTGGGAGATGTCGAAGTGGCGACCCAACTCCTGCGTTCAGGGGTGGACCCCAATGGCGGGACTGACACCTACCCTGACATTCCCTTTCATAAGGCCATCTCACAGGGAAACAAGGAGATGGTGACGGCCTTCATCGAAGCAGGAGCCCGGCTCAACGGCCCCTTTGAATCCAATCAAACGCCACTTTCCTCAGTGGGCGGGCTCTTGCCATTTGTGGGAGATGCTGAAAATTTGCTGGAGTTTCTGATCTCGAAAGGGGCCGATCCTCGCCAGGATCCGCATGCCCTGGCAGCCGCTGCCAAAAGAGATCTTGATCAAGTTCGCTTTTTGTTAGACAGGGGTGCGCCCCTCACTGCTGAAGCACTGGGTGCTGCCGTCCAGGCTTATAAAATGGATGTGTTCGAATTTCTGCTACAAAAGGGGGCCGATTCGAAGGCCGTGCTCCAAGATGGCGACACATTATTTTATTGTGCCTGCGCCTCGAGTTACCATTCTTTTTCCCATGATACTGAATCTCCGAAGGTCGTGACGGCCATGCTGGACCGGTTGCTGGCACTAGGGGTGAACCCTGAATCCGCCAATAAGAAAGGCCGCACGCCGGTGCATGGAGCCGTCGAGTCAGTGAATAAAGAAGCTCTCAAATGGCTGATCCAGCATGGCGCGAATCTGGATGCTACAGACCACCAGGGACAAACGGCTCTAATGCTAGCAGCGCACCATTTTTTAGAATTGCCGGAGGTCGTCAGCATACTCGCTTCAGGCGGCGCTTCCCTGGACCTCCTGGATCGTCAAAATCGCAGCGCTCTCGATCACGCCTATGAGACAAGCAGGTGGCTGGTCGTGGAGAAGCTGGTTTCCCTGGGCGCATCCTATGGGGATGCGGAAGCCTTTATCCGTCGTCTGGTCAAAACGACGGAAACAGAGACCATTCAAACCTCCAGCCTTCGCCGCATGGTGACGAAGGTCCTGCCAGCCATCCAAGATGCCAAATCCTTTGAGGTGGACGGCAGATCATTGATGGTTTGGGCAGTATTGGTCAATGACCTGGAATTGCTGAAAGCCTTTCTCGCCGCCGGGTGCCCTGTTGATGCCTCCGATTCCGATGGCCGTACACCCTTGCTATGGGCGGGCATGGTTGGGGCCAAAGATATTTATGCGCATCTCTTGTTGCTGGGGGCCGATCCAGCCTCAACAGACATAGAGGGGCGCACCACCGAGCAGTGGCTGGCCATCTCCTCAAAGAGGTTTTCAAAGCCGCTCATCGAATGA
- the nadA gene encoding quinolinate synthase NadA, with the protein MVAVATPTLVTEILRLKKERNAVILAHNYQSKEIQEIADFVGDSLGLAYHAKETDADVIAFCGVHFMAETAKIVNPTKTVILPDANAGCSLEQSCPGPQLEAFLKANAEKNYYVIAYINCSAHVKALSDCICTSGNAVKIVNAAPADRPILFVPDQNLGSWVMEQTGRKMDLWKGACYVHVEFTRDSIQGIKDEYPDAEVVAHPECTYAVRMLADVVCSTEKMVHYCQGSPASTFIIVTESGMMHRLEREVPGKRFIPGPTGHCACADCRYMKLNTLQKLHDSLRDLTPQVTMPEEIRVRAEKPLLRMLELSR; encoded by the coding sequence ATGGTCGCTGTCGCCACCCCCACCCTGGTCACTGAAATTCTCCGCCTCAAAAAAGAGCGGAATGCTGTCATTCTTGCTCACAACTACCAGTCCAAAGAAATCCAGGAGATTGCCGATTTTGTGGGCGACTCCCTCGGCCTGGCCTATCACGCGAAGGAGACTGATGCGGATGTCATCGCCTTTTGCGGGGTTCATTTCATGGCGGAGACCGCCAAAATCGTCAATCCCACCAAGACGGTCATTCTTCCCGATGCCAATGCCGGCTGCTCCCTGGAGCAGAGCTGCCCCGGCCCGCAGCTTGAGGCCTTCCTGAAGGCTAACGCGGAAAAGAACTATTACGTCATCGCTTACATCAATTGCAGCGCCCACGTCAAAGCCCTCAGCGATTGCATCTGCACCAGCGGCAACGCGGTGAAAATCGTCAATGCTGCCCCGGCTGACCGGCCCATCCTTTTTGTCCCAGACCAGAACCTGGGGAGCTGGGTCATGGAGCAGACGGGCCGCAAGATGGACCTTTGGAAAGGGGCCTGCTATGTGCATGTGGAGTTCACCCGCGACAGCATCCAGGGCATCAAGGACGAGTATCCGGACGCCGAGGTCGTCGCCCACCCGGAGTGTACGTATGCCGTGCGTATGCTGGCGGATGTGGTGTGTTCCACGGAAAAAATGGTTCACTACTGCCAGGGCAGCCCGGCCAGCACCTTCATCATCGTCACCGAAAGCGGCATGATGCACCGCCTGGAGCGGGAAGTGCCTGGCAAGCGTTTCATCCCCGGCCCCACCGGCCACTGCGCCTGTGCCGACTGCCGCTACATGAAGCTGAACACCCTACAAAAGCTCCACGATTCCCTCCGCGACCTCACCCCCCAGGTGACCATGCCCGAGGAAATCCGCGTCCGCGCCGAGAAACCGCTGCTGCGCATGCTGGAACTGAGCCGGTAA
- a CDS encoding diacylglycerol kinase family protein, whose product MNPNPRRSLCVILNCESGTLATLGPDVVEQGLKEIFEELGCEVEICQVPGKEVEAALEKARDGDADAVIVGGGDGTVATAATVFAGHAKPLGILPLGTFNLAARDVGMPLDWQEAARALVTAPVGEMDLLDVAGNLYMCVVVLGFYPALVMGRPEYHGSWIVKSARTLWDALRSAATFPPLHLCLQEGDKVIRHRTRIALLANNDYEDLFGIIPRRRTLDAGYFTVYVSKHQTQFGLMRSFVAWVMGRWKEDREIVSMRATDLEIRVTRKRRIPVMMDGELEKLTVPLRVKLVPKALRVIAPRIAEEAALAEETTAAA is encoded by the coding sequence ATGAATCCTAATCCCCGCAGGAGTCTGTGCGTCATTCTCAACTGTGAATCCGGCACCCTGGCCACCCTGGGACCGGATGTCGTGGAGCAGGGATTGAAGGAAATTTTTGAGGAGCTGGGCTGCGAGGTGGAGATCTGCCAGGTGCCAGGAAAAGAAGTGGAGGCGGCCCTGGAAAAAGCCCGCGATGGCGATGCCGATGCCGTCATAGTTGGAGGCGGGGATGGTACTGTCGCCACGGCGGCCACCGTTTTTGCCGGTCATGCCAAGCCCCTCGGTATTCTGCCCCTGGGCACCTTCAATCTTGCCGCCAGGGATGTCGGCATGCCACTGGACTGGCAGGAGGCCGCTCGTGCCCTGGTCACCGCCCCAGTGGGTGAGATGGACCTTCTCGATGTCGCTGGAAATCTCTACATGTGCGTTGTGGTTCTCGGCTTTTATCCTGCCCTTGTCATGGGCCGCCCGGAGTATCACGGAAGCTGGATCGTCAAATCCGCGCGCACCCTGTGGGATGCCCTGCGCAGTGCGGCCACCTTTCCGCCGTTGCACCTTTGCCTTCAGGAAGGGGACAAGGTCATCCGCCATCGCACCCGCATCGCCCTGCTGGCCAACAATGACTACGAGGATCTGTTTGGCATCATCCCACGGCGGCGCACGCTGGATGCCGGTTACTTCACCGTTTATGTTTCCAAGCACCAGACGCAGTTTGGCCTCATGCGCTCCTTTGTCGCCTGGGTCATGGGCCGGTGGAAAGAAGATCGCGAAATCGTCTCCATGCGTGCCACGGACCTGGAAATCCGTGTCACCCGCAAGCGCCGCATCCCGGTCATGATGGACGGCGAGCTGGAAAAACTCACCGTTCCCCTGCGGGTGAAATTGGTGCCCAAAGCCCTCCGCGTCATCGCCCCCCGCATCGCGGAGGAAGCCGCCCTGGCAGAGGAAACCACCGCGGCCGCCTGA
- a CDS encoding metallophosphoesterase — protein sequence MRLVHISDLHFGAVSPDMPAFLRDAVMAAEPEVVVVSGDLTQNGRAREFEEARTFLDSIPIPQLVVPGNHDVPRWWVIWERFRRPWRHYRCIVQEDLEPVWTSPGLFVMGTNSARIAGWHLDWSRGRLSHHQMARMVKTGQEADDNALKVLVVHHPPAAPPQGTRRHLIGRQREFSQSVNLAGVDLILAGHFHISYAQTLRLSGGSAARSCVLSAVSTAISHRLKGEPNGFHIIEGDAHELTVQASRWDGTGYTPGKKWRFHRAADKRDWQEA from the coding sequence ATGCGCCTGGTCCACATTTCTGACCTCCACTTTGGGGCCGTCTCGCCGGACATGCCCGCTTTTTTGCGGGATGCGGTGATGGCAGCGGAGCCGGAGGTCGTCGTCGTCAGCGGAGACCTCACCCAAAACGGCCGCGCCCGCGAGTTTGAAGAAGCCCGCACTTTCCTGGATTCCATTCCCATCCCGCAGCTCGTCGTCCCAGGAAACCATGACGTCCCCCGCTGGTGGGTCATTTGGGAGCGCTTCCGCCGTCCTTGGCGGCATTACCGGTGCATCGTGCAGGAGGACCTGGAACCCGTCTGGACAAGCCCCGGCCTCTTTGTCATGGGCACCAATTCCGCCCGTATCGCTGGCTGGCATCTGGACTGGTCACGCGGCCGCCTGTCTCATCATCAAATGGCCCGCATGGTCAAAACCGGCCAGGAAGCTGATGACAACGCCCTCAAGGTCCTCGTCGTCCATCATCCCCCCGCCGCCCCGCCGCAGGGCACCCGCCGCCACCTCATCGGCCGTCAGCGGGAGTTTTCCCAGTCGGTCAATCTCGCGGGCGTGGACCTCATTCTGGCCGGGCATTTCCACATCAGTTATGCGCAGACCCTCCGCCTCAGCGGCGGCAGTGCTGCCCGTAGCTGCGTCCTCTCCGCCGTCTCCACCGCCATCTCCCATCGTCTCAAAGGCGAGCCCAACGGCTTCCACATCATCGAAGGGGACGCCCACGAGCTCACCGTCCAGGCCAGCCGCTGGGACGGCACCGGCTACACCCCCGGTAAAAAATGGCGCTTCCACCGCGCTGCGGACAAACGTGACTGGCAGGAGGCCTGA
- a CDS encoding PIG-L family deacetylase: MPKTILAIGAHYDDCPFGLPGILLKAVQQHQRVVILSLIGDYSNWPPVRGREEGLKQKTIEMAKERGIEMRFLNYSSMGFEPTLEAKREVAQVVAEVKPDTAFMLWPKDRHPDHEAASAISHAALFQPARLLGDDNARSPSQVFWYDNGPGHTIDFTPDTYVDVSSVWPAATEWLGGLMAYVRNRPLDVQKEAAVETKTVLARYRGLACGAKYAEAVRTVRPVARDWVV, encoded by the coding sequence ATGCCCAAGACCATCCTCGCCATCGGTGCCCATTATGATGACTGCCCTTTCGGACTGCCGGGCATTCTTTTGAAGGCCGTGCAGCAGCACCAGCGGGTGGTGATCCTGAGCCTGATCGGCGACTACAGCAACTGGCCGCCAGTGCGGGGGCGTGAGGAGGGGCTGAAGCAAAAGACCATCGAGATGGCCAAGGAGCGCGGCATCGAAATGCGATTTCTAAACTACAGCTCCATGGGCTTCGAACCGACGTTGGAGGCCAAGCGGGAGGTGGCCCAGGTGGTGGCGGAGGTGAAGCCGGACACGGCCTTCATGCTATGGCCGAAGGACCGGCACCCGGATCATGAGGCGGCCTCCGCCATCAGCCATGCGGCGCTGTTTCAACCGGCGCGGCTGCTGGGGGATGACAATGCGCGCAGCCCGTCCCAGGTCTTCTGGTATGACAACGGGCCGGGGCATACGATTGACTTCACGCCGGACACCTATGTGGATGTGAGCAGCGTGTGGCCAGCCGCCACCGAGTGGCTGGGCGGGCTGATGGCCTATGTCCGCAACCGTCCGCTGGATGTGCAAAAGGAGGCGGCGGTGGAGACCAAGACGGTGCTGGCGCGGTATCGCGGCCTGGCCTGCGGAGCCAAGTATGCAGAAGCGGTGCGGACGGTGAGGCCGGTGGCGCGGGATTGGGTGGTGTGA
- a CDS encoding aminotransferase class I/II-fold pyridoxal phosphate-dependent enzyme: protein MPQPARRLEIFTESVIREMTRQSNRHGSINLAQGFPDFDPPEELIEALAVAIRGPHHQYAVTWGAPRFRQALARKHSQYTGLDLDADRHVVVTCGSTEAMMVAMMTACDPGDKVIVFSPFYENYAADAILSGAIPVHITLHAPNYEFDRDELRKAFADGAKAIVICNPSNPCGKVFTRGELLFIAELADEFDAFVLMDEVYEHIVYAPNEHTYFATLPGMWERTLSCGSLSKTYSITGWRLGHVIAPENLISRCKKVHDFLTVGAAAPLQEAAVTALEFPASYYAGLQSDYKAKRDVFLPYLRQTGLPFTEPQGAYYTMLNIHSLGFATDTEAAAWLTSEVGVTGVPGSSFYREPEHRYIRFHFAKKEETLHAAGEKLVEGLRRGR from the coding sequence ATGCCACAGCCAGCACGCCGCCTTGAAATTTTTACGGAATCCGTCATCCGGGAGATGACGCGCCAGTCCAACCGGCACGGGTCCATCAACCTGGCGCAGGGGTTTCCGGATTTTGATCCGCCGGAGGAGCTGATTGAGGCGCTGGCGGTGGCCATCCGGGGGCCGCATCATCAGTATGCGGTGACTTGGGGCGCGCCGCGGTTCCGCCAGGCGCTGGCACGGAAGCACTCCCAATACACCGGGCTGGATCTGGATGCGGACCGGCATGTGGTGGTGACCTGCGGCAGCACGGAGGCGATGATGGTGGCCATGATGACGGCCTGTGATCCGGGGGACAAGGTGATCGTGTTTTCGCCGTTTTACGAAAACTATGCGGCGGATGCGATCCTGTCCGGGGCAATCCCGGTGCACATCACGCTGCATGCACCTAACTATGAGTTTGATCGTGATGAGCTGCGCAAGGCGTTTGCGGATGGGGCCAAGGCGATTGTCATCTGCAACCCATCGAATCCATGCGGCAAGGTTTTCACGCGGGGGGAGCTGCTTTTCATCGCGGAGCTGGCGGATGAATTCGATGCGTTTGTGCTGATGGACGAGGTGTATGAACACATCGTCTATGCGCCGAATGAGCACACGTATTTTGCCACGCTGCCAGGCATGTGGGAGCGGACGCTGAGCTGCGGGTCGCTTTCGAAGACTTACTCCATCACCGGCTGGCGGCTGGGCCATGTCATCGCACCGGAGAATCTCATCTCACGTTGCAAAAAGGTGCATGACTTTCTCACAGTGGGAGCGGCTGCGCCTTTGCAGGAGGCGGCGGTGACGGCGCTGGAATTTCCTGCCAGCTACTATGCGGGTCTGCAGAGTGACTACAAGGCCAAGCGGGATGTTTTTCTGCCGTATCTGCGCCAGACAGGGCTGCCCTTCACGGAACCGCAAGGAGCCTATTACACGATGTTAAACATCCACTCGCTAGGCTTTGCCACAGACACGGAAGCGGCAGCGTGGCTGACGTCCGAGGTGGGTGTGACGGGCGTGCCGGGGTCCAGCTTTTACCGGGAGCCGGAGCACCGGTACATCCGTTTCCACTTTGCCAAAAAGGAGGAGACGCTGCATGCGGCAGGAGAAAAACTAGTGGAAGGCCTGAGACGCGGAAGGTAA
- the rarD gene encoding EamA family transporter RarD encodes MTRPPTSALLSAVMAFGLWGIIPIYWKWIGHLGADVAVAQRVVWTMALTLPLLLLRGELGQWLRELRRADVLRTHSLAAVLLGVNWGTFVWAALHGHLVECSLGYFLNPLLNVVIGYLLLGERLSRGQRVSVALASCGVLLQMLAVGRPPWIALVLAFSFGFYGLVRRQSVQGPLTGLATESLVALPLAGGFLIWQSLHGRAVFGDGGGLDLALVLGLGVVTTVPLLGFAHAARKLPFSLLGLLQFLAPTGQFLLGVLAFGEALSPLSLVAFAFIWTAIAIFCMDLRRKR; translated from the coding sequence ATGACCCGTCCCCCCACCTCCGCCCTCTTGAGCGCGGTCATGGCCTTTGGACTTTGGGGCATCATTCCTATTTATTGGAAATGGATCGGTCACCTCGGCGCGGACGTGGCGGTGGCGCAGCGGGTGGTGTGGACGATGGCGCTCACCTTGCCCCTGCTCTTGCTGCGGGGCGAGCTTGGGCAATGGCTCCGAGAGCTGCGACGCGCTGACGTGCTTCGCACGCACTCTCTGGCCGCCGTCCTGCTCGGGGTGAACTGGGGCACCTTTGTCTGGGCTGCCCTACACGGGCACCTGGTGGAATGCAGCCTCGGTTACTTTCTCAATCCGCTGCTCAATGTCGTCATCGGCTACCTGCTGCTGGGAGAAAGGCTGTCGCGGGGGCAGCGGGTGAGCGTGGCCCTGGCGTCATGCGGGGTACTCCTGCAAATGCTCGCCGTGGGCAGGCCGCCGTGGATCGCATTGGTCCTCGCCTTCTCCTTCGGTTTTTACGGCTTGGTACGGCGTCAGTCCGTCCAGGGACCGCTGACCGGACTGGCCACGGAATCCCTCGTCGCGCTGCCGCTGGCGGGCGGTTTTCTGATCTGGCAGAGCCTGCATGGCCGCGCTGTGTTTGGCGATGGCGGCGGCCTGGACCTGGCTCTCGTCCTTGGGCTGGGCGTTGTGACGACGGTGCCGCTCCTGGGCTTTGCTCACGCGGCACGGAAGCTGCCATTCAGTTTGTTAGGCCTGTTGCAGTTCCTGGCACCCACAGGGCAGTTCCTCCTGGGCGTTTTGGCTTTTGGGGAGGCTCTCAGTCCGCTGTCCCTGGTGGCCTTTGCCTTCATCTGGACCGCCATCGCCATCTTCTGCATGGACCTGAGGCGAAAGCGTTGA
- a CDS encoding glycerophosphodiester phosphodiesterase family protein gives MKRFSLLACLTMTSLFSLNAVEIVAHRGFSARAPENTVAAFNLAWQQGADACELDLLLTGDGEIAVLHDADTKRTTKVAKIVRDSTLADLQTLDAGSFKNAIFKGEKIPSLEESLATLPLGTRRFFLEVKSGPEVVPVLAKKLAKWRLRGHQLCIIAFNRQVAQESKKALPWIKVYRLSSEKENKKPVDLTQLIADTKADGLDGLDLGLKWKWSEAMVKQIKDAGLEVHVWTVNRPGDVRRLAGFGVDSITTDDPIMARAALEKK, from the coding sequence ATGAAACGATTTTCCCTGCTCGCCTGCCTCACTATGACCTCGCTCTTCAGCCTAAACGCCGTTGAGATTGTCGCCCATCGCGGTTTCTCCGCACGCGCTCCTGAGAATACCGTCGCCGCCTTCAACCTCGCCTGGCAGCAGGGCGCGGATGCCTGTGAGCTCGATCTTCTTTTGACTGGCGATGGCGAGATCGCCGTGCTGCATGATGCAGACACCAAGCGCACCACCAAGGTCGCCAAAATCGTCCGGGACAGCACTCTTGCCGACCTGCAGACCCTGGATGCCGGCTCCTTTAAGAACGCCATCTTCAAAGGCGAAAAAATCCCCAGCCTGGAGGAAAGCCTGGCCACGTTGCCGCTGGGTACGCGCCGTTTTTTCCTGGAGGTGAAAAGCGGCCCGGAAGTCGTCCCCGTTCTCGCCAAAAAACTGGCCAAATGGCGACTGCGCGGCCACCAGCTCTGCATCATCGCCTTCAACCGTCAGGTCGCCCAGGAATCCAAAAAAGCCCTTCCCTGGATCAAGGTGTACCGCCTCTCCTCTGAGAAGGAGAACAAGAAGCCCGTGGACCTCACCCAGCTCATTGCCGATACAAAGGCCGACGGCCTCGACGGCCTGGACCTGGGCCTCAAGTGGAAGTGGAGTGAGGCCATGGTGAAGCAGATCAAAGACGCTGGCCTGGAAGTCCATGTCTGGACCGTCAACCGCCCTGGTGACGTGCGCCGCCTCGCCGGCTTCGGCGTGGACAGCATCACCACCGATGATCCCATCATGGCCAGAGCCGCTTTGGAGAAGAAATGA
- a CDS encoding platelet-activating factor acetylhydrolase IB subunit yields MKNTALALLGLLLLTACEKPERVIPSHVATNPVPRDEKWMTRHNTFNEISKKGEATLVFLGDSITQGWEKNGKAAWEKFYGSRKAANFGIGGDRTEHVLWRLDNGNFDGLKPKLIVLMIGTNNTGHAGRPMKELNDANYECSADQTFDGVELILRRLKTKAPQAKVLVLGIFPRGENNEDAMRKQNQETNAKIATLADGKRIHYLDISQTFLQPDGTLTREVMPDLLHLSENGYGMWAEAIEPKIKELLGE; encoded by the coding sequence ATGAAAAACACTGCCCTTGCCCTCCTTGGCCTCCTCCTGCTCACCGCCTGTGAAAAGCCGGAGCGCGTCATCCCCTCCCATGTCGCCACCAATCCGGTGCCCCGTGATGAAAAATGGATGACCCGTCACAACACCTTCAATGAAATCTCCAAAAAAGGCGAAGCCACTCTCGTCTTCCTGGGCGACTCCATCACCCAGGGCTGGGAAAAAAATGGCAAAGCCGCCTGGGAGAAGTTTTATGGCAGCCGCAAAGCCGCCAATTTTGGCATCGGCGGTGACCGCACCGAGCACGTCTTGTGGCGCCTGGATAATGGCAACTTCGACGGTCTCAAGCCCAAGCTCATCGTCCTGATGATCGGCACCAACAACACTGGCCACGCTGGCCGCCCGATGAAGGAGCTCAACGATGCCAATTACGAGTGCAGCGCCGACCAGACCTTTGACGGGGTGGAGCTCATCCTCCGTCGTCTCAAGACCAAGGCCCCCCAGGCCAAGGTCCTCGTCCTCGGCATCTTCCCGCGTGGAGAAAACAATGAAGACGCCATGCGCAAACAGAACCAGGAGACCAATGCCAAAATCGCCACCCTTGCCGATGGCAAGCGCATCCATTACCTCGACATCAGCCAGACCTTCCTCCAGCCCGATGGCACCCTGACCCGCGAGGTGATGCCTGATCTACTGCACCTTTCTGAAAACGGTTATGGCATGTGGGCCGAGGCCATCGAGCCGAAGATCAAGGAACTGCTGGGAGAATAA